The Eurosta solidaginis isolate ZX-2024a chromosome 4, ASM4086904v1, whole genome shotgun sequence genome includes a window with the following:
- the LOC137250658 gene encoding uncharacterized protein isoform X1, producing the protein MDVPYYWCPVKIIDVNGEEKEFPLTKSDLSTYFPNRLALSFEAEELPELAEVMALHWKKTHKIVCRISGEMENDTHTELSIVMPLTSLDSVYDIEKKLDSDDYQESMKSYIFMLKDASSDIIGVMRKLFSDNVLFNFNWDGVHGKRSLSTLKLVNSVLFDVFKLQGRIDFEDSMRRCLTLSHNRHKQRRYLSNKSSSATA; encoded by the exons ATGGAT GTGCCGTACTATTGGTGTCCTGTGAAAATTATAGATGTAAATGGTGAAGAAAAAGAATTTCCATTGACAAAAAGTGATTTATCAACATATTTTCCCAATCGCTTAGCGCTGAGTTTTGAAGCAGAAGAG CTTCCAGAATTGGCAGAAGTCATGGCTCTACATTggaagaaaacgcacaaaatagtatgccgtatcagcggagaaatggaaaatgatactcacaccgagctctctatcgttatgccactaacatcgttggattcagtttatgacattgagaaaaagttggactcagatgattatcaagaatcaatg aaatcatATATCTTTATGCTGAAAGATGCATCATCAGACATTATTGGAGTAATGAGAAAACTTTTCTCTGACaacgttcttttcaattttaactgggacggagtacatggcaaacgatctttatctacactgaaactcgtgaacagcgtactttttg ACGTTTTCAAACTGCAAGGCAGGATCGACTTCGAAGACAGCATGAGACGGTGTTTAACGCTGAGCCACAACCGGCATAAACAAAGGCGGTATCTGAGCAATAAATCCAGCTCTGCAACAGCATAA
- the LOC137250658 gene encoding uncharacterized protein isoform X2, protein MAILQTILQKHIDLEFRLNKIEEKLPELAEVMALHWKKTHKIVCRISGEMENDTHTELSIVMPLTSLDSVYDIEKKLDSDDYQESMKSYIFMLKDASSDIIGVMRKLFSDNVLFNFNWDGVHGKRSLSTLKLVNSVLFDVFKLQGRIDFEDSMRRCLTLSHNRHKQRRYLSNKSSSATA, encoded by the exons ATGGCGatactacaaacaatattacagaagcatatcgacctggaatttagattgaataagattgaagaaaag CTTCCAGAATTGGCAGAAGTCATGGCTCTACATTggaagaaaacgcacaaaatagtatgccgtatcagcggagaaatggaaaatgatactcacaccgagctctctatcgttatgccactaacatcgttggattcagtttatgacattgagaaaaagttggactcagatgattatcaagaatcaatg aaatcatATATCTTTATGCTGAAAGATGCATCATCAGACATTATTGGAGTAATGAGAAAACTTTTCTCTGACaacgttcttttcaattttaactgggacggagtacatggcaaacgatctttatctacactgaaactcgtgaacagcgtactttttg ACGTTTTCAAACTGCAAGGCAGGATCGACTTCGAAGACAGCATGAGACGGTGTTTAACGCTGAGCCACAACCGGCATAAACAAAGGCGGTATCTGAGCAATAAATCCAGCTCTGCAACAGCATAA